Proteins encoded by one window of Conger conger chromosome 1, fConCon1.1, whole genome shotgun sequence:
- the LOC133127553 gene encoding interferon-inducible GTPase 5-like, with protein sequence MLMSTLQSFQRSFGLDTNSLLRLANMTGKSYQELYGEVRSTSGRELSMQTVEGMLSQVALGQQVLSGLLESRIPVLGNIISGGVSFMASYSLLKSAIKDLREDAERVMHRALVGADDTREDVPDPGYFYAD encoded by the exons ATGCTTATGAGCACCCTGCAGTCCTTCCAGCGTAGCTTCGGCTTGGACACCAACTCCCTGCTCCGGTTGGCCAACATGACGGGAAAATCCTATCAG GAGCTCTACGGAGAGGTGCGCTCCACCTCCGGCAGGGAGCTCTCAATGCAGACTGTGGAGGGCATGCTGTCCCAGGTGGCATTGGGCCAGCAGGTCCTGTCGGGTCTGCTGGAGAGTCGGATCCCGGTGCTGGGCAACATCATCTCAGGGGGCGTCTCCTTCATGGCCTCGTACAGCCTACTGAAGTCTGCCATCAAGGACCTGCGTGAGGACGCCGAGAGAGTGATGCACAGAGCTCTGGTTGGGGCAGACGACACCCGAGAGGACGTTCCGGATCCAGGATATTTTTATGCGGACTAA